A single window of Theropithecus gelada isolate Dixy chromosome 9, Tgel_1.0, whole genome shotgun sequence DNA harbors:
- the MRLN gene encoding myoregulin produces MTGKNWILISTTPPKSLEDEIVGRLLKILFVIFVDLMSIIYVVITS; encoded by the coding sequence ATGACTGGTAAAAACTGGATATTAATTTCTACTACTCCTCCCAAAAGTCTAGAAGATGAAATTGTGGGAAGACTtctaaaaattttgtttgttatCTTTGTTGACTTAATGTCCATTATATATGTTGTGATAACTTCTTAG